The DNA segment CTATTCTCTGCTTGTTCTTCTGTTATGCTCCATTTTAGCATTTACCATTTTACAGCAGGCTACTGTCATTGTGACTTGAGGCCACAGTGGCTGTTGTTCAGCAATAGTTATGCTTTGGTAGTGAGTATCTCAGTAGAGTACAGTTATTATATTTCCTTCATAATATACACATACTTGAGCTACAGTAAGTCTACATGAACATTTGCAAAGCAGTGAGTCAGGTAAGAGGCAGTGCAAAGAAGACAATCTCTGTCGACAAATAGAAATGTCTGTTTTGTACCACGTGATCAAACACGGAAGTACATTCTACCGTTAGCACAACTTTTCATACAGAGGAAGGTCCCgcttgttgttgtgttttgaagCACTTCACAAATACAACAAGGTTGCGACTCGTTATTTCTGACTGTTTAGTCTTCTAAATATATCAGTAAGCATGACTCAGGCTGAGAAGGAGCAGGACAACgggaaggagaaagaaaaggaacgagacaaggagaaagagaaggagcaACAACGTGGGGTGAAAAGACCCATCGCTCCTCCGGCCATCCCAGACCCACTGCAGGAGGTGAGACGGGAAGTCGAGTGTTACAGTTGTTGTCCAATGTTCACATTTCTATTAAGTAGCCGAATATCATCGTCTCAGTCTTTCTAATTTAGCCTATTTAGCTTTCATAGGCACAGCTGGCCCCTCTTTTGGACTGCCAGGGGCTTAACATCAGTTACTTAAACGTATGTGTTAGTTAGAGGGGGACTGATAGTATACTCAGTAGTTTACTGTCTGATAGTATACTCAGTAGTTTGCTGTGTCTGACAGTATACTCAGTAGTTTACTGTGTCTGATAGTATACTCAGTAATTTACTGTCTGATAGTGTACTCAGTAGTTTGCTGTGTCTGACAGTATACTCAGTAGTTTACTGCCTAAAAATGTACTCAGTAGTTTACTGTCTGATAGTATACTCATCAGTTTGCTGTCTGACTGTATACTCGGTAGTTCACTGCCTAAAAGTATACTCAGTAGTTTACTGTCTAATAGTGTACATAGTAGTTTACTCTCTGACAGTATACTTACTGTCTGATAGTATACTCAGTAGTTCactatctgacagtatactcaGTAGTTTACTGTCTGACAAACTCAGTAGTTTATTATCTGACAGTACTCAGTAGTTTACTGTCTGACAGTATACCCTATAGTTTACTGTCTGACAGTATACTCAGTAGTTTACTGTCTGATAGTATACGTATACTATCAGACAGTAAACTTAACCGTCAGTCTGGGGAAaaccctttctttcttttagcaTGACAGTTTTACATCTAtagtagtgttgtcaaaaatatcgaTTTATCCTTACAAATCAATTCTGAATATTTCAAACTGTTTCAGTACTCATTTTCCATAGTATAGATACTCCGGTACCAGATGTGCTTTCTTGCTTTCTCTTATTGTCAATttttactacagtcattctgctgttctctgctactaacccagaaaagaaaagttattattgtcatgttatatttttctttaatgCCCTCACTGTCAGTTTTCCCTGTGGTATCAAGAATGGTATTGAGTGTCAATATTTTTCACGGTATTGTGTTGAAGTCAGAAATTCCAGTAttgtaaaaacacatttcaagagagaaattgttttctgtgtttggtgTGGAAGAAATTGACTGAGCTGCACAGAGCCCTGATCTAAACCCCATGCAACACCTTTGGGGTGAACTGGCATGTTGACTGTGAGCTGGACCTTATCACCCAGCATCAGCGTTGGACTACCTTAATGCCCTTGTGGCTGAAATGGGGGCAAATCCTTGCAGCCAGGTTCAGAAATTGTGTGGAAAGCCTATCCAGAAGAGTGGAGGTTGTTAAAGCAGAATGTTAATGCCCACAGTCTTGTTATGACATATTCAGCATGTGGGTGTAATGGTCAGATGTCCATTACTGACATGGTTTTGCTTATGCTGATCATGTCATcgcattcctttttttttttttttttacagcaaatACAGAGCAATTTTATAGTTGTCATCCACCCTGGCTCAAGGACACTCCGCATTGGTCGAGCAACAGACACTCTTCCGGTGACACTCCCACATGTGATAGCACGCAGACACAAGCAAAGTGGACAGCCCAGATGTGAAGACTCCTGGCTGCTGAGAGATGGTCTAAATGTAAGTCACTCATGACCAGATACACCCACAGTACAGTTTGTTTCTCTCCATCTCACTCCCACTCAGATTAATTTCATATTTGTGTCAGTATTCATTTACCCTCATTGCTTCTTTTTCCTGCCTGACAGAAACCAGAGAGTAATGAGCAGAGGCAGAATGGGCTTAAAATGGTCGACCAGGCAATCTGGTCCAAGAAGATGTCGAATGGAGTGCGGAGGACACCCGTGTCCGCTGAACAGGTGTGTGTTAGTATTATATGACAGAGCTGCATATGTTGCATAATTCTGCAACATTCACAGGCAGTGGCAACATGATACAATAACATATTTGCTTTTAAATTGTTTGGTGTAAGTGACATTTCTATTTATTTGACAGAAATATTGAGCACTTTGCATCGCTGTATGAAAGGTTCTAGAGTAAATAAAGGGTTGATTGGTTGATTTTAATTGTAATGAATAATTCTGGTGTTGTGCTAGTGTCTTGTACGGTGTTTTTTCATGTGCAGAaatttataacattttttatacgtgtgtgtgtgtgtgtgtgtgtgtgtgtgtgttttaaggcCAGAGCTTATAACTGTCAGATCCGTCCGGCAGTGCTAGACACCAGCTCTAGGGTGAAGTGGACCAACACAGCCCACCAGCCTCCTCATCTGGTGGGAGAGGAGGTCAGTGCATGTGTCTAAAGTGTCTGATCATCCTATAAAATAAGACATCTAAAACTGTTACCTTAACTCTTTGTCAGTTGTATCCGTTTTACTCatactttctgtctctcttccccCCACCTTCCACCCTGCCATCATCCAGGCTCTTTATGTGAATCCATCTGACTGTTATAACATCCACTGGCCTGTtgtcagaggtcagctcaatgtGCATGCCAGGCCCGGGGGCTCACTGACAGCTGTCCTGGCTGACCTCGAAACCATCTGGAGTCATGTTATTCAAAAGCATCTGGAGATCCCCCTCAAAGATTTAAAGGTAGGAGAAACCTTCTCACCTCTTCATATCATGTTCCTCTGTGAGGCATAATTAGTAGTGCAACATGTTGAAActagaaaataatgaaaaatgtcatcaaattgCTCTGACAGTAGAATCACTTGAATCTCCCACATTAATGCTTCGCTTTTGTGACTGGACACTAGTATTACAGATGCATCCTACTGGTCCCCGACATCTACAACAGGCAGCACATCAAAGAAGTTGTCAACATGCTGCTGCTTAATATGGGCTTCTCAGGTATCACACACAATTATACCTGTATGGCTGAGCACATAACAACAACATACCAACACACTGTTATATTCATCAACAGCCTGTTCAGGGTAGGCTAAGGAACTACCAAATCTGTGTCTCCTGGCATCACATCTGTCctcttgtgtgcgtgtgtacagCGATCATAGTGCACCAGGAGTCGGTGTGTGCTACATTTGGCAGTGGGCTGAGCAGTGCTTGTGTCGTGGATGTCGGAGACCAGAAAACCAGTCTTTGTTGTGTAGAAGACGGAGTGTCCCATCGGAACTCCAGGTGAGACTGAGAGACAATTTCATGTTAAATGTATgtctatgaattttttttttttcaccaaataccATAGAtccattttacatttacatacagtagataacAATTCTGAATGTTTGCAAAGGAATAATTATAGTTTCTGCTGAGCTCATGTTGATATTTGTACTATGTAAGCCACAATGTTGGAACCCACTGGCTGTCGATCTGACGATGACAAAGCCTCTAGGAATGAGGGTCAGTATTTCGGGCTGATCTGGTGTAGCCACTGGACACCTGAGTCAAGACCTCCTCTTCCGTGTGCCGTTCATTTTGAATTATCTCTATAAAcaaatatctgcatatgaatgcggACGATAGCCAATGCGTTGCAAGACTGCATTTTGGCATGCATGTGTTCCACCTCTATGTATGGACTTTTTAACTGCCGTTCagacgtgattggtcaatactattTGGACGACAAATAGACAATAAATGAAAACCAGAACGCCTCCAATACCAAAATCTCTTTATAGAGATTGTGGGAGTGCCTGAAGGGTCAAGTGGGAATTTTGTTTCTGGAATTATTTTGGAATTGTGCAATAACTTTTGCGTTATGTATTGAGTTTCATTTTcgtgtgttgtgtgttggtcCAGTAGTAATACACTGCCAATTTAGGGAAACAAAGAATTTCAGGAAAGAAAATGTTTCGAGGGCTCCACAGTAATACATTGTGTGTCCTGTCTGTTGGATTTTGCAGACTGTGTTTGGCGTATGGTGGCTCGGATGTGACCCGTACTTTCTTCTGGCTCCTGCAGAGGGCGGGCTTTCCTTACAGAGACTGTCAGCTGTCCAGCAGACTGGACTGTCAGCTCCTGCAGCACCTGAAGGAGACTTTCTGCCATCTAAACCAAGTGTGTTTTGGTCAGGGGGTGGAGTCCGGGTGTATAGAGGGAGTACTGGGGAACTGTAGCCTGTATGTTGAGCAGTTTCAGTCAAgcagtctgtgtctgtttcaatCCCTATAGATGGGCGCAGAATTCTGTAGTTATTCAGATAAATTCCAAATTATGTCTCTCTGACACTTATTCTTAACAGGACATATCAGGACTACAAGATCATGAATTCCAGACACGTTTCCCAGAAGCCCCAGCTTTTCTCTACCAAGTTCGACTAGGGGATGAGAAATTACAGGTACGTAGTTCAAGCAACAATGAAAAACCATGCTTTTTAAAACTGATGCTGAAATCCATTTGACATTGTCCTGTCTCCAGCTTGTGTACTGGAATTACTTTTCATCTGTGGCTCTATTTGTGTCCCCCccccttcatttttttctggctcatgtgtatatattatatatatcagGCACCCATGGGTCTCTTCTACCCGACCACGTTTGGCATCGTAGGTCAGAAGATGACATCACTTCAGTACCGTTCCCAAGGCGACTCGGAGGATCCTCATGATGAACACTACCTGCTGGCCACACAGAGCAAACAGGACcaggtaacacacactcacacatatgc comes from the Epinephelus lanceolatus isolate andai-2023 chromosome 8, ASM4190304v1, whole genome shotgun sequence genome and includes:
- the actr8 gene encoding actin-related protein 8, whose translation is MTQAEKEQDNGKEKEKERDKEKEKEQQRGVKRPIAPPAIPDPLQEQIQSNFIVVIHPGSRTLRIGRATDTLPVTLPHVIARRHKQSGQPRCEDSWLLRDGLNKPESNEQRQNGLKMVDQAIWSKKMSNGVRRTPVSAEQARAYNCQIRPAVLDTSSRVKWTNTAHQPPHLVGEEALYVNPSDCYNIHWPVVRGQLNVHARPGGSLTAVLADLETIWSHVIQKHLEIPLKDLKYYRCILLVPDIYNRQHIKEVVNMLLLNMGFSAIIVHQESVCATFGSGLSSACVVDVGDQKTSLCCVEDGVSHRNSRLCLAYGGSDVTRTFFWLLQRAGFPYRDCQLSSRLDCQLLQHLKETFCHLNQDISGLQDHEFQTRFPEAPAFLYQVRLGDEKLQAPMGLFYPTTFGIVGQKMTSLQYRSQGDSEDPHDEHYLLATQSKQDQSSKSAADRKAISRPGGGLDGEMSSQGGIGELSDLTRGCGSGVGGGGMKGEMELGPAQGECLMGAGEVEEPLSAHLSRKTAIMSQFESKALGLDKAILHSIDCCGSDETKRKMYSSILVVGGGLMFHGAQEFLLHRIINKMPPSFRRLVDNVEVITRPKDMDPRLISWKGGAVLACLDTTQEMWIHQREWQRFGVRMLRERAAFVW